TGAAGAAGCTTGTGAGCAGGGCGGACAGACGCCGCATATATTGGAAGAAGCTTTCGCATTTCATACGCGTTATAGAGAAACAGGAACCATGCTTGATAAGTCCTTACAAGGAATGGCGCAAGCAGAAACAGACAAAGAAACTGTACACGTATAGATAAGACAGAGCGTGCACGGTGAAACAAGAGGATACGTGGAGAGAAACCATATAGACAGAACGGATGCCGCCTTTCTAATTGAAAGGCGGCTCTCTTTTTTCATTCCTTTTTTATAGGCTTTCTTGTATAGTGGTAAAAGATGCTACGATTAACGGGAGTTTGATTGCTATGAGACAAAACCAGGAGGATATGTGCGAGATGAGGCACCTGCCGCCCGGCGTGACCGCAGCGTCGGCCATTCCTCGGGCCGAGACGGCGGATGGACTGACTTCAGAGCATGTAGTGACAGATGACGCGGCAGACGCGTTTTTCTTTCGTGCACTGGAGCAAACAGGCATTCGCCTAAACGAATCGCAAATCGAAGCGGTAAGAGCTACAGAAGGCCCCGTACTCATCAACGCGGGTGCCGGAAGTGGGAAGACGACCGTCCTTACCTGTCGTACCGCCTATCTTATGCTGGTCAAAGGTGTGCCGCCGCGTGATATTGTATTGGTCACCTTTACCCGCCAGGCTGCACGTCAGATGAAGGAGAGGCTGCTTTCGATTCCCGGTGTTACGCAAGGGATGGTAAAACAGATTATTGCCGGTACATTCCATTCGCTGGCGCGGACGATTTATTTTCACAAGCTTAGCCAGTCACCGCGCATTATGAGTGAAAAGCAAAAAACATACATGATCGAACAAATCACCAAGGAGATGGCGACAGGGGAACAATATGAACCAGAGACGCTGCTCTCCCTACTTGCCTATCTTAAGAATAATTTGTTCGTAGTCGGCGATACGTGGGTAACAGAAGAAGTGGAAGGGCTTAAAGACGATGCGCGCCGTGTACTTAAGCGATATGAATCGCAGAAGCAGGATAATAACCTTATCGACTATGAAGACCTGATTACCGGATGCATTGAAACGCTGCGTCAGAATGAAAAGTACCTCGGTGCGCTGCGCCGTCGGATGGCGTATATTATGGTGGATGAATATCAGGATACAAACATCGCACAATATGAAATGATTCGGCTGCTCTCAAGCACGTCCAACTTATGTGCGGTTGGAGACCCGGACCAGGCAATTTATGGCTGGAGGGGTGCGGAGCCTTCTATTATTCTGCGCTTTCCGGATGAGCATCCAGACTGTACGCGCATTACGCTTGATATTAACTACCGCTCCTCCGCAGGCGTTGTCGGTCTCGGCAATGAAGTGATTCGGCATAATAAGAAGCGTTTTAAGAAAGAATTGAAAGTACTGCCTGGTGAAGTTCGGCTGCCGAAGTATTTTACGGCCCGCTCTGTGGAGCGAGAAGCGGAGGAAGTGCTGCAGTTGATTGAACAGTTGACCGCATCTGATGGGTATGAGTATGGTGATATCGCTATTCTCTATCGGACGCACAGTACGGTGCGTACCTTATATGAGAAGCTGCTGCTAAGCGGTATTCCGTTCACCACGCATCGTGACGACCCAACATTTTATGAACTTTCTACCATTCGTCCGGTGCTTGATTTTATGCGGCTGTCGCTTGATCCATATAACGAAGCGGCACTCGAAGGTGTCCTGCCCTGTCTATATATCAGCAAAGCCCGCTTCATGAAAGAAATCCAAATCCTCTCGATTCAGCGGGGCGTATCCTATGTGGAGGCGCTGCGGTATTTAGAGGGCATTCCATCATTTCAGCGCCGGCGCATCAGTGAACAGGTCGATTGGCTCAGAAGCATTGCCCGGTTAAGTCCGCTGCAGGCTGTGCGAGAGATTCGCAATGAAGCAGGGGGCGGCTATGATAAGTTTCTCGGCAGTGAACAGGAAGGAGCCGTGACTTATCATAAGGAGATGCTGCGTGATGATCTGTTTGAGCTTGAAGAAGCGGTGAAGGCATTCGCTACGGTAACTGAATTCTTAGCATATGCAGATACCATTCTCGCACAGAAAGAGACACGGAAAAAAATGCAGCAACCAAATCATGGTGTCACGCTGCAGACCATTCACAGTGCCAAAGGACTTGAGTATCCGGTCGTTATTCTTATCGGAGCAATTGACGGTGTCCTCCCGCATAGCATTGCGGTGGACCCGGAGGAGAAGCCGGATTTTTGGCTGCATAAGAAAAACGATGAGAAACAGGACGAAGCAGTGGAGGAGGAGCGTCGGCTCGCATACGTGGCTGTTACAAGAGCGATGCAGGAGCTCTATATCAGTACGCCGCAGTATTTTCGCGGCAAGCCCGCCATCCCGTCCCCCTTCCTGTTAGAAGCGTTTCGCAGCGCACCATAGATTTTAGTACGCAGGTAATAATAAGGAGGAACACAATCAGTGAAACCAGAAGCAGGCATGCTGGTGACAGCAACCGTAGAAAGAAAGGCGCCGTTTGGTTATTTTCTGTCGGTAGGGGGACAAGACGTCCTTCTACATCAGAGTGAAGTGGAAGATGGGGTAGAGATTGGTTCACAAGTAGAAGTGTTTCTCTATCATGATCATCAGGACAGGCTGGCCGCCACGCAGCATAAGCCGCATGTTACACTTGGCGAGTTCGGCTGGCTTGAAGTGAAGGACATACACCCGCGCATGGGCGTGTTTTTGGATAATGGCATTCAGAAGGATTTATTACTTCCGGCTGATCAGCTGCCCGAGATCAAAAGTAAATGGCCGCGTGAGGGTGATCGCGTATATGTACAGCTTGAGCATGATAAGCAGGGCCGGATGCTTGCGGTACTTGCGCGCGAGGAGGATTTTGCCCAGGTTGCTACGCCAGCAGAGGAAGAGGCGTTCAATCAAGATATCACCGGATATATCTATAAAGTCATTAAAATTGGCGCATTCCTGCTAACCGAGGGGCAGCACCTTGCGTTCATTCATCGGGATGAGGCGAGTGAGTCCCTGCGTGTAGGACAGCGGGTAGAAGGCCGCGTCTCAAAAGTGCGCGAAGACGGGCGACTTAATGTAACGATGAAGCCGCGCAAAGAAATAAGCTATAACCAAGACGCTGAGATGATTTATGATTACCTAAAAAATCGGGGCGGGCGCATGCCGTATACGGATAAGACTGAGCCGGATGTTATTAAAGAGAAGTTTGGTATCAGTAAAGCCGGCTTCAAGCGTGCATTAGGCAAATTAATGAAAGAACGCGGAGTTTATCAGGAAGATGGCTGGACCATTCTTTCAGAAAAAAAATAATGATACATTCCTACAACAGGCGCCGATATTTTATCGGCGTTTTTATCTTTTCTAGTACAATATGTACTTGAATTATTTATGAGAAAGCGCATACAATGTAAGTATATACAATTCAGACTATAAGCAATATATAAATAAGAGAAAAATACATATCAAAATGTTTAAAATGCGACATAAACGTGGTAATGGATACGAAAATATATACCATACATAATCCGGAACTGGTGAATACAACATACAACACACACCATATCAAGGGAGGCTGCTAGGCAGTGGTATATTATGATGAGAAGTCGCAGATGAAAAAATGGGAACGCTTATCAAATTTGCGAATGCAGATGCTTTCCATGGAGAATAATACATGGACAGAGCCCGAAGAAGAAGAGTCGACGGTGCTAGATGATATGAGAAGCGGTGAAACGATTAACATCAATGCAATTCACACCGGCGTGTCTTGGCAGCAGGCCCATGAAGTAAATCGAAGCATTTCACGCTTGATGGGAATGGATGCATATCGAGGCACCTTTGAATAAAAAATGTCCTGTACAATCTGTACAGGACATTTTTCTTTTAAAAAGTTGGCACATTTTCAAGATTCCAACATACATTTTGTAAGAGGAAACAGTTTAGACATCAAGGATTTTGGGTAAGGTTAGTTAGCTATTATACGCTGTTTTTATCATCTAATAGTAAGGAGAGTGAAGCTATGTACTACGTGGTATATGAAACAATTTCTTTGTTTGGAAAAGCGAATGATCATAACGTAGCTGCATTTGAAACGCTGGAAGAAGCGCGTTTATTCGCTAAAGAAGTTGCTGAACAGGGCTCTCCACGTGTAACGATTGCCCAGGAAATGGTCGGTGACGAGCGGCTGGCCAATTAGCTATAGGAAAGGAAAAAGAGTGGACCCGGTAGTGTACGGGTCCGCTTTTGATTATGAATGGGATGGTTGAGATGTTTCGTATATGAAGAAAGCGGGTAAAATATTTCTAACTGAAGCGGTAGATCCCGAAGCAGAGGAGTAGATGAACATGGTACATGGACGTTTGCTTTATTTCAACAAACACTCAGCCATTCCCCAGGAAGAAAGAGACGATGCAACGATGCGTCCAAGTGAAGTGGTGACGTATCGCTTGTCCGAGGAAGAACTTGAGAAATACCGCAATTTACCGCCGGTTGAAGGCAAGAAAAGCATTTCACTGCCGTACCGGAAAAAGAAGAAGTAAGCAGACACATCCCCGCCTACAAGGCGGGGATTTTTGGTGGAAAAATGCAATTGACCACATTTTGACCGCCTTTAGTCTACTAAAGTGCCTGAAGGAGGGTGCCTGCTGCTATTCCTCATTGCCATTTCCAAATTAGCTGCCAAGTCTTTCTGCATGTCCAAGGCGTTCAGAAGCCAGCTTTGGATTCTCTCCCTGGATTGGAACCAGGCGAAAAAAGAAGTCTCATTAACGATCGGAAAGAGGTAAATGAATATGCCGATGAATCCATTTCGGGAAGCAGCGAGCATGGCAAAGGTAAACGGATAGGACTTCTGTTTTATATACTGAGATGTCACTTTATGCGTGGAAGGGAAATGATGTAAGGAATTAATTTTATAGGTCGAAGAAACTATGTACCCCATTGAAATCATGACCAAACATATGACTGAATAGAAAGTAAAGTCGATGTTATAATTTTTACGCAATTCACTATCTTATTTACAGACATATCGTAAAACAAATAAACAAAAGGAGGTGGAAACTATAAAGTTAAGTTGTTACCTGTGAATTATGATTTTAATTACAAAAGGGGGCTATTGATTATGCTTAAAAGCCCTTCTTCTAAAAGAACGCGGCCTATAGCACTAACCGTTTTACTCTTTGTTTTTACCTTTATTTCCATTTGTGCAAATGAAAAATCTTTTGCGGCAGCATCTAATGCCCAAGTGTTAACATCCTATACGTATTTTAATGGTAGTTATTCAGGTAGCGTAAAAAGCTATGTTTATAGTGATGGAACACACATTAGTGAAAGTCCTACCCCTCCTTCAAATGCAAAATGGATAGTAGCTAAGAAAATTTATGATGATGAATGGTCTTCATATTCCCGGGATGAAGTATATCTTTATAGTAAAGATAATCAGGTACGAGAGACTACTGATCCACTCTCCATACCGGTAGATGCACGTTGGGCGACGCTTTCCAGATTCAAAATTGAAACAATGGAAAACAAGGAAATACGTTATCAGACGTACAAATATAGCGTGGATGGCATTCAGGAAGTTACATCTAGTACAATCCCACCATCTTATGCTCTATGGGTAACTTTGGCTCATTTCAATAATGGGTGGGCTAGTCCAACAAATGATACATCCAATGAGCAATTTGATACGTATGTTACGAATAACCCTGTTACTAGCCCGCCAACAGGATCCATTACAATAAACTCTGGGGCAGCCTATACATCCTCTTCTACTGTCACATTAGAAGTGAATGCCTCTGATCCAGAAAACGATTCTCTTAACATGAGGTTTTCTAATGACAATGCAACGTGGAGCAGTTGGGAAACAGTATCCGCGACCAAGGCTTGGTCGCTTGTAGCAGGAGACGGGAACAAAGCCGTCTATATGCAAATCCAGGATGCAAGTGGATTAGTATCCGATACGTATTCCGATACCATTATTTTAGATACGACAGTGCCGGATACTTCTATTACGTCACACCCTGCAGGAATGACAAGTAGCACAGGAGCGACATTTACGTTTACCTCAAATGAGGGAAGCAGCTCATTTGAATGCAGTCTGGATGGGGGCGCATATACAGCGTGCACTTCTCCTGTTACGGTCTCAGGTTTAAGTTCAGGCAGCCATACTTTTGCTGTACGAGCAAAGGATGCAGCAAGAAATATAGATGGAACTCCAGCGATGTATGCATGGATGATTGATACAGTACCGCCGATTATGACAGGGGTAAGTAATGGTCAAAAAGTTAATACTGACTTAACCATTTCATTTAATGAAGGAACAGCTACATTAAACGGCTTGCTCTTTACAAACGGTACAACAATAAGTAATGAAGGCTTCTATACTTTGGTTGTAACAGATGCTGTGGGAAATACAACAACGATTTCTTTTACGATAGACAAAACACCACCAACGGGCTCGTTTACGATTAATAACGGAGCGGCGTTTACATCAAGCGACAGTGTCACACTTGATATTACCGAGAGTGGAAGTACTGATATGCGGTTCTCCAATGATGGAAGTACATGGAGTAGCTGGGAAACAGTAAAGTCTACTAAGAGTTGGATTCTTACTGCTGGAGATGGTAGCAAAACCGTTCATATGCAGCTGCGTGATGATGCAGGAAATGAACTTTCTCTTACGAACTCCATTACATTGGCAGGTCCGCCAGAAGCACCACGGATAACTGCGGATGACATAAATAATGTCATCATGGGTTTAACAACAGCTATGGAGTTTAGTGTAGACGGAGGCTCGTATATCCAGTATACAGGGAATAACCATCCAAATCTAAGTGGAAACCATACGGTGAGAGTAAGGGTTGCAGCTAATGCGGTAACGGGAGCACCTGCCGGAGCAGAGACAGTCCTCACGTTTACAACGAATCCTCCACCTACTGTGACTCAGCTAACTCTCACACCTTCTACGGCAACCATTGAGGTAGGGACAACGCAGCAGTATAGAGCAATAGCTGAATTTACGGATGGTGCAACTACAGATGTAACGAGCTTATCAACATGGTCGGTAGATAAACCAGCGATAGCAGGTGTTACGAACGGACTGGTCAACATTACATCGGCCGATACAGTTACGGTTACGGCTGATTATCAGGGGACTCTTGGAACAGCTACCCTTCTTGGAATAGAAACGCCACCTCCTGCACCGACCGTAACGAGCATTGGAGTGACACCGGATACCATTACCTTGTTGCCGGGAGCCACACATCAGTTATATGTGGAAGCGACAATGTCCAATGGAAGCACAAAAGATGTGACAGCAGGATCGGAAGGAACTACTTATTTATCGGCCAATACGAATCTGGTAACAGTCAGCCCAAATGGATTGATTACGGTTGCATCTGGAGCGCAGTCAGGAACGGTAGGAGTAACCATCATAAACAATGGTCATACCAAAAACGTAGCTCTTGTAATTACACAGCCTAGCCAGCCGCTGTCTGCCAATGCGAATCTGCGTAATCTTACCGTGAATCAAGGAATAATCAATCCGGTATTTGATCCAGGTGTAACAAAGTATACGCTCACTCTTTCAAATCAAAGTACGTCCATTGACTTGGTAGCGACTTTAGATGATACGAATGCATCGATAACAATAAATGGTCAGATGCAAAATAATGGTGTAATAAAACCCATCTCTGTTCCTGAAGGAAACAGTGTAGTAGTAATTGTAGTGACTGCTGAGGATGGTACAACGAAAACGTATAAGCTTACCTTATACCGTGCGTACGCTTCGAGTGGGGGAAGTGGTGGAGGGGGAGGCTCCTCTTCGTCTACGGTGCCAGTACCTCCTACGGAAGTGAAGCAACCGGAGTCGCCAAAGGTTCAGCCTTCCCCAACTGTTTTTAACGATACAGAGAAACACTGGGCAAAAGAAAAGATTCAAGGGGCTGTGCAAAAGGGGCTAGTAAGTGGCTATCCAGATGGAAGCTTCCGGCCAAATCAACCAGTAACACGAATTCAATGGGTATCACTACTTGCACGTGCCTTACAATTACAGGGTGAAGAGGAAGTAACCTCTTTCCATGATCAGGGAGAAGTTCCAAAATGGGCGGAACAATCTCTTTCCCTTATAGTAAAAAAAGGACTTGTCAGTGGTTACCCGGATGGCACATTCCGTCCGAATCAGGAAATTACACGAGTAGAAATGGCTAGTATTCTTGCACGTGCTCTGAAGTTAGAAGTGAAGAATAATCCACCGACAACATTTTCAGATAATAAGGAAATTCCAAAATGGGCACAAGGCTCTGTAAATGCTTTGTTTGAGAAAGGTGTAATCCGCGGCCGAGGCGGTAATCAATTTGCACCTAATGATTTAACTACCCGAGCAGAGGCTGTTGTTTTTCTTCTTAATATGTTAGAACAAGAATAGTGTTTGTGCAGATAGAAGAGCAGAACAGTAAATACGTGTACTCAGTTATAGTTAAGGCCTCCCGCTTATCCGGGAGGCCTGATTTTGTTAGAGATTTTAAAGGGCATAGCAAAGAGTTGCGGTCTGAAATAGGGTTAAACAGGTCCTTTCGCGCTGTTTTCTTGACCACGCATTTGACCACATCCTGATTTTATTCCTTTGTTTTTCTTTCTTTTCTTTTACATATAATAGAGAAAATACCATACGTAACTTTTACTTTGACATCAAATTTTCTTGATTTTTTCCACGTTGTTACTTTATGTCAACAAACACTCAGCCATTCCCCAGGAAGAAAGAGACGATGCAACGATGCGTCCACGATATTTATTATCCCCTGGATTATAATGCACATTTCTAATACCTGTCTTCTTAAGCTTAAAATCTGGATGATAGGTAAAGAAACATTCAGAAACCTTATCGACATTAGGATTGGTCTCTAACTGTTTCATTTATATAGTAATCGAGTATAAAGGATGCCTTTATTTTTTTGCTTTTGAATAAATCGGTAAACCATTATCATCTACACATAAAAGCATATAACCACCAGCTACATTTTGTAACTCAGTTTCGTCTAATTCATACTCATTTTTTTTCAAGTCTGGAAGTACAACAGTTAAATGTGCACCAGCGTTATCAACTATCTGTAATTTGAATCCTTCAGGTAAATCTAAGCCTACTACTTGCTTAACAGCATTTGACGGATTCCTTAAAGCAAGCTTACGAAACTCTGCATCCGTAGATGCTTTCTCTTGAAATTGGATGATTGCTTGATCTAATTTTTCGTTATTCCATTCCATATCTACATTCCTCCTCGTATTCTTTGAATGCCATGCATTGATTATAATTTAAGAAGGGATAGATGAAACTGTAATTCAAACTACAAACAATTCATTTTTATTCCTCTAAATAAAAATTACAGGTTTGTAGTCTGAGCTACAGTTTTATCCTGTTTACCTTGTTAGAATGAATTCATCAAGATTCATACAACGAAATGGTATAAAAGGAGTTGCTCATGATGAAAAAGAAACTTATTGGCGGACTGATGATTGCCACTATGGTATTCTCTAGCGCCGGGGCCGTATCTGCTGGAAGTATTGGAAATGTAAATGGGATCGATGTAAGAAATATGGATGTAGAGACGGCTTTAATGCTTGTTCAATCACAACGACAACAACTGTTGGATGCTCAACTGCAAGATCAAATAAACAATGCTCAGCAAATGGATATGCTGCGGCTTCAGAATCTTTCGAACAAGCGTAATGAAGCATTTGATGTTATGACGAACTTTATTAAAAAGATGCAGGATAGTAGAAGCTCAATTATCGGCAATATGCGCTAAAGTCCTAAAGTCACTCCACGGAGTGGCTTTTTCTTTTATCGTAAAGCTGAGGTGAATATCGACAACCATACATCACTAAAAATTTCCAGTAAAGAGGTAATAAGAGAGTTGTATAGAATGTAATCTAGTATGGAAGAGGAGGAGTAGTAGTGAAGAAGCTAGGGACTGGGTTAGGTATATTGGTTTTATTTTTATCGTTAGCAACAACGGGGTATGCAGAAGGATGGAAGACTTTTCATATGAAGGGGTATCAATTTCAAGCGCCTTCTTATAGTAAGGAGATAGTGAAAAACTACCAATTTGATGTAATGAAGGAGACAGTTGATAAACTAGAAAACGCCGATTATGAACTGACAATTATACTTAAGCAGAATAATGATAACAATAACAAAAACTTACTGCGGACTTCGCAGTATAAAAAAGGAACGGCGGCTTATAATAGTGCCATTCGTATACTAAACAACTATAAAAGCTTACAACAAGCGCATAAAATCGTTGTCTGCATGAACAATAAAGACGTAACCAAAGCAATTCAATCTACCAAAGAAGGTACGGGAATCCTGCTCCAAAATAAAAAAACGCTCTTTTTTGTTTTAAGCAGGCAGGTTGGCTCAGAAAAGAAACAGGCCCTGATCGCGCTAAAGATGGGTGCCAATAATGCAGCATACCTGGTATTTGAAAGTAGTAGGAAGGATTTTGAACCTAATTTACCTATGTTTTTAAAAGTTGTTGATACCGTTTCTTTTAAGAAATAGCGTATGGATGAATGTTTTAGTAAGACGCCGTACATCGAATGGGACATACGGTGATGTAAGTAGTCGGGGGTTGATCGCCCCCTCCTACTCGATGGAAAAAGGTGCATGCTATGTTTTGTGTGCTTGGGGAGAGGCAGTGGATCGTTAATTAATGAATATCATGCTTTTTAAAGTTACCGCCCTTAACTTCAGCTACGTCATATACAATAACAAAGGCGTGGGCGTCAATTTCATTAATGATTTCTTTCATTTTACTTTCTTCTAACCGGTTAATAACACACGTAATTTCTTTAAATTGCTCATTTGAATAACCACCTTGAGCCAGTTTATATGTTGCCCCACGCCCTAAGCGGTTACGAATTGTTTCTACCATCAATTCGGGTTGCGTTGTAATAATTTTAAAGGTTTTAGAACCGCTTAATCCTTCTTCAACGATATGAATGACTTTAGAAGCAATAAAGTAAGCGATAGCCGATAAGATGGCCCCTTGAAGACCAAAGACTGTTGAGACAACAATAAACACAAACATGTTTAAAAATAAGATGAGATCGCTTGTTCCAAAAGGTAATTTGCGCGAAAGCAGCACAGCTAACATATCAATCCCATCCAATGCTCCGCCATTCCGTAATGCCAATCCCATTCCAAAACCGATGATAATCCCACCAACAACGGTTATTAATAACGTATCACCTTGTATAATGGTTGGTACACGATGCATAAGACTGGTGCCGATTGCCAGTGAAGCAATCCCGATAACCGAGTAAATAGCAAAGCTTCTGCCAATTTGTTTATATCCTAAAAATACGAACGGGATATTCAGTACTGCAATTAGCAGCCCTAGAGGTAATCCGCTTAATTGTGAACCGACGATACTTAAACCTGTTACACCCCCGTCTGATACATTGTTTGGGATTAGTACCGATTCGAGGCCATATGCTGTTATGAAGGCTCCGATAATAACCAATAGCATTCTTGAAGCCATTTTAAGCCTGTTGGATTTTTGTTTTGCGATTGTACTCATTTGACTCTCCTTGTTTCAGAATATGTTCTCTGTTCGTATTGGACACATGGAAGTAAAGTACGTTCGTATAAAATAAGATGTTTCAATCCTCACGTATCCCATTTTATCATCGTAGACATCTTGGTTTAGGCTGTTTTTATTTTCGCATGTTGTGCTCTGTGTGTCTAGAATGTAGTCTACTAACAATTTTGTCTGTAGTTCAATAATCATATACTGGTGTTTTTCAATGAAAAGGAGAGCGATTATGGTTAAGCAAGCTGGACTAGAGGATGCGCAAACTGTAGCGGAATTGGCATTATTGCTTTGGCCTACTCATACCACAGCGGAACTTATAGAAGAAATGGAGCAATTGTTTGGAGAGAAGCATGCGGCTGTTTTTCTCGCATATACCAGCAACCAGGCAATAGGGTTTGCTCAATGTCAATTACTGACGAAGTTCGATAACAAAAGAAGTAAGCCGGTTCTCCCTAGTACAGGAAAAACCGGCTTTTTGTCTCTGAAAATTGTATGAGCGTAGGGCTTAACAGCCAATACGGCGGAAACAATCCATTTATCTATATCCCTCTGCGTTGGCCGGTTTTCCAGCTTCCTGAACTTCAACTAAGTATCTGAAGCAATCTGGCTGCGATCCGTCTATATCAAAAAAATTATACATTTTAGCCAACTGACCGCTTGATAGTGAATGTCCATTTAAACGATCTTTAGCTGGGTCTGCTGCGATGGCAGTAACCGCTCGTCCTGTAAAACGTGGGGTTTCAGAGATAACGAAATGAGGTTCCTTTTTT
This is a stretch of genomic DNA from Aneurinibacillus sp. REN35. It encodes these proteins:
- a CDS encoding ATP-dependent helicase, producing the protein MRQNQEDMCEMRHLPPGVTAASAIPRAETADGLTSEHVVTDDAADAFFFRALEQTGIRLNESQIEAVRATEGPVLINAGAGSGKTTVLTCRTAYLMLVKGVPPRDIVLVTFTRQAARQMKERLLSIPGVTQGMVKQIIAGTFHSLARTIYFHKLSQSPRIMSEKQKTYMIEQITKEMATGEQYEPETLLSLLAYLKNNLFVVGDTWVTEEVEGLKDDARRVLKRYESQKQDNNLIDYEDLITGCIETLRQNEKYLGALRRRMAYIMVDEYQDTNIAQYEMIRLLSSTSNLCAVGDPDQAIYGWRGAEPSIILRFPDEHPDCTRITLDINYRSSAGVVGLGNEVIRHNKKRFKKELKVLPGEVRLPKYFTARSVEREAEEVLQLIEQLTASDGYEYGDIAILYRTHSTVRTLYEKLLLSGIPFTTHRDDPTFYELSTIRPVLDFMRLSLDPYNEAALEGVLPCLYISKARFMKEIQILSIQRGVSYVEALRYLEGIPSFQRRRISEQVDWLRSIARLSPLQAVREIRNEAGGGYDKFLGSEQEGAVTYHKEMLRDDLFELEEAVKAFATVTEFLAYADTILAQKETRKKMQQPNHGVTLQTIHSAKGLEYPVVILIGAIDGVLPHSIAVDPEEKPDFWLHKKNDEKQDEAVEEERRLAYVAVTRAMQELYISTPQYFRGKPAIPSPFLLEAFRSAP
- a CDS encoding YitT family protein; the encoded protein is MSTIAKQKSNRLKMASRMLLVIIGAFITAYGLESVLIPNNVSDGGVTGLSIVGSQLSGLPLGLLIAVLNIPFVFLGYKQIGRSFAIYSVIGIASLAIGTSLMHRVPTIIQGDTLLITVVGGIIIGFGMGLALRNGGALDGIDMLAVLLSRKLPFGTSDLILFLNMFVFIVVSTVFGLQGAILSAIAYFIASKVIHIVEEGLSGSKTFKIITTQPELMVETIRNRLGRGATYKLAQGGYSNEQFKEITCVINRLEESKMKEIINEIDAHAFVIVYDVAEVKGGNFKKHDIH
- a CDS encoding CvfB family protein, whose amino-acid sequence is MKPEAGMLVTATVERKAPFGYFLSVGGQDVLLHQSEVEDGVEIGSQVEVFLYHDHQDRLAATQHKPHVTLGEFGWLEVKDIHPRMGVFLDNGIQKDLLLPADQLPEIKSKWPREGDRVYVQLEHDKQGRMLAVLAREEDFAQVATPAEEEAFNQDITGYIYKVIKIGAFLLTEGQHLAFIHRDEASESLRVGQRVEGRVSKVREDGRLNVTMKPRKEISYNQDAEMIYDYLKNRGGRMPYTDKTEPDVIKEKFGISKAGFKRALGKLMKERGVYQEDGWTILSEKK
- a CDS encoding S-layer homology domain-containing protein; the protein is MLKSPSSKRTRPIALTVLLFVFTFISICANEKSFAAASNAQVLTSYTYFNGSYSGSVKSYVYSDGTHISESPTPPSNAKWIVAKKIYDDEWSSYSRDEVYLYSKDNQVRETTDPLSIPVDARWATLSRFKIETMENKEIRYQTYKYSVDGIQEVTSSTIPPSYALWVTLAHFNNGWASPTNDTSNEQFDTYVTNNPVTSPPTGSITINSGAAYTSSSTVTLEVNASDPENDSLNMRFSNDNATWSSWETVSATKAWSLVAGDGNKAVYMQIQDASGLVSDTYSDTIILDTTVPDTSITSHPAGMTSSTGATFTFTSNEGSSSFECSLDGGAYTACTSPVTVSGLSSGSHTFAVRAKDAARNIDGTPAMYAWMIDTVPPIMTGVSNGQKVNTDLTISFNEGTATLNGLLFTNGTTISNEGFYTLVVTDAVGNTTTISFTIDKTPPTGSFTINNGAAFTSSDSVTLDITESGSTDMRFSNDGSTWSSWETVKSTKSWILTAGDGSKTVHMQLRDDAGNELSLTNSITLAGPPEAPRITADDINNVIMGLTTAMEFSVDGGSYIQYTGNNHPNLSGNHTVRVRVAANAVTGAPAGAETVLTFTTNPPPTVTQLTLTPSTATIEVGTTQQYRAIAEFTDGATTDVTSLSTWSVDKPAIAGVTNGLVNITSADTVTVTADYQGTLGTATLLGIETPPPAPTVTSIGVTPDTITLLPGATHQLYVEATMSNGSTKDVTAGSEGTTYLSANTNLVTVSPNGLITVASGAQSGTVGVTIINNGHTKNVALVITQPSQPLSANANLRNLTVNQGIINPVFDPGVTKYTLTLSNQSTSIDLVATLDDTNASITINGQMQNNGVIKPISVPEGNSVVVIVVTAEDGTTKTYKLTLYRAYASSGGSGGGGGSSSSTVPVPPTEVKQPESPKVQPSPTVFNDTEKHWAKEKIQGAVQKGLVSGYPDGSFRPNQPVTRIQWVSLLARALQLQGEEEVTSFHDQGEVPKWAEQSLSLIVKKGLVSGYPDGTFRPNQEITRVEMASILARALKLEVKNNPPTTFSDNKEIPKWAQGSVNALFEKGVIRGRGGNQFAPNDLTTRAEAVVFLLNMLEQE
- a CDS encoding NHLP leader peptide family RiPP precursor, with translation MEWNNEKLDQAIIQFQEKASTDAEFRKLALRNPSNAVKQVVGLDLPEGFKLQIVDNAGAHLTVVLPDLKKNEYELDETELQNVAGGYMLLCVDDNGLPIYSKAKK